In the Sandaracinus amylolyticus genome, AGCTCGAGCCGCTGCTCTCGCCCGCGGCGCGTCGCGAGTCGTCGGGCCCGTTCGCGGGCGCGGGTCGCATCTCGACCTCGCTGATGAGCAAGGTGCGGCCGCACACCCAGACGCCGGCGCCCGGCTCGATCGAGTCGCCGATCCGCGCCGAGACGCCGCCTCCGGGATCGCTGCCCTCCGCGCGCACCGCGACCGGATCGTCGCCCGGCACGATCGCGCGTCCACCGACGCCCGCGACGGGATCGTCACCGGGAACGCTGCGCCGGCCCTCGGGCTCGTTGCTCGTCGCGCCCCCGACCGAGCCCGGCACCGTGCTCCCTTCGGCGAAGCTCGGCGCGCCGATCACTCCGATCGACGAGGCGCTGCTCGAGGCGCTCGAGCCGGTGCTGCGCGCGTACCCCGAGGTCGAGTGGGCGTGCCTCGGCACGCACGATCGCGAGCCGGTGATCGGCGTCCGCGTCGACTCCCGCGTGCGCCAGCGCGTCGACGAGATCGCGTCGCACGTCGCGACCGCGGCCGCGCCGGCGACGCTGCCGATCGTGCTGCTCGACGATCCCCAGGACATGCGCGCGGCACGCGCCGACGCGCTCGTGTTCTATCCCTGGCGCCGGCGCTGAAGAGCGCGACTGGCCTGCTCGGCGGGCACGCTCTACACACTCGGCCCTCGTGACGCGCCCCGATCTCGGCTCGCTGCTCCCCTCGATCCGCACGCCGCTGCCCGGCGCGCGCTCGGCTGCGCTCGTCGAGCGTCTCGCGCTGACCGAGTCCCCCGCGCTCACCGCACGTCGTGCGCGCCGCGCCGAGAGCTCGGGCGCGAGCTGGGATCCGATCGTGTGGTCCGCCGCGCGCGGAGCGAACGTGGTCGATGCCGACGACAACGTGTTCGTCGATCTCGCGTCGGGGTTCGGCGTCGCGGCGATCGGGCACGCGCACCCGAGCGTGGTGCGCGCGATCGAGGAACAGACGCGCACGCTGATCCACGGCTTCGGCGACGTGCATCCGTCGACCACCAAGGTCGCGCTGCTCGAGCGGCTCGCGACGCTCGCGCCCTTCCCCGATGCGCGCGTGATGCTGGGCGCGCACGGCGCCGACGCGATCGAGGCCGCGCTCAAGACCGCGATGCTCGACACGCGGCGGGCGGGCGTGCTCGCGTTCGAAGGCGGCTACCACGGGCTCTCGCACGGGCCGCTCGCGATCAGCGGCTATCGCGCCGATTTCCGCGCGCCCTTCGCGGCGCAGCTCAATCCGCACGTGACCTTCGCGCGGTGGCCGCGCGAGAGCGACTCGCTCGACGACGCGATCACCGCGGTCGAGCGCGCGTGGGACGCATCACCGACGTCGATCGGCGCGCTCTTCGTGGAGCCGATCCAAGGGCGCGGCGGGGTGCGCATCGCGCCGCCGGGGTTCCTGCGCGCGCTGGGCGAGCTCGCACGAGCGCGCGGTGCGCGAGTGATCGCCGACGAGATCCTGGTCGGCCTCTCGCGCTGTGGTGCGCGCTACGTGTCGGTCGACGAAGGGCTCACGGCCGACCTCGTGTGCATCGGAAAGGCGCTCGGCGGCGGCTTGCCCCTCAGCGCGTGCCTCGGGCGCGCCGACGTGATGGCGAGCTGGGGCGATCCCAGCGGCGAGGCGATCCACACCGCGACGTTCTTCGGTCACCCCCTCGCCTGCGCGGCCGCGCTCGCCGCGCTCGACGTGATCGAGGGCGACGATCTCGCGCGCCTCTCTCGTGATCGCGGCGCGCGCTGGCTCGATGCGCTGCGCGCGCTCGCGGCGAAGCACCCGTGCGTGCGCGAGGTTCGAGGCCGCGGGATGCTGATCGGCATGGAGCTCGACTCCGGCGCACGAACGCTCCGCGTGGTCCCCGCGCTGCTCGCGCGAGGATGGATCACGCTGCCCGCCGGGGCGCGCGCCGAGGTGCTGCAGATCCTCCCGCCGATCACCATCGACGACACGCTGCTCGACGCGTTCGTCACCGCGCTCGACGCGACGCTCGCGGAGGTCGCATGACCGAGCGAGACGCCCTGCACGCGCGCATCGCCGCCGCGATCCACGGCACGATCTCGCCCGCCGAGCGCGACGCGCTGCTCTTCGACGTCGCGCGCTGGCAGGCCGCGCACAACCCGGTGTTCGCGCGCCTGTGCCGCGCCCGGAAGGTCTCGTTCGCGCTGCCGCTCGTGCCCGATGCGTGGCCCGCGATCCCGACCGACGCGTTCCGCTACGCGCGCGTCGCGACCTGGGACGATCCTTCGCTCGACGTCCGCACGTTCCGCACCTCGGGCACCACCAGCGGCTCGCGCGGCGCCCATCCTTCGCGCGATCTCTCGCTCTACGATCTCGCCGCCGAGCGCGCGGCGCGCGACTTCCTCTTCGGACCGCGTCGCATGCGCCTCGCGATGCTCGCGCCGCATCCCGACGAAGCGCCGGACTCGTCGCTCTCGTACATGCTCGGGCGCTTCGTTTCTTGGTTCGCCGACCAAGTTACGTGGTGCTGGCGCGATGGGTCGCTCGATCTCGCATCGCTGCGCGACGCGCTCGACGCGTCGGTGCGCGACCGAGCGCCGCTCGCGATCCTCGGCACCTCGTTCGCGATCGTGCACGCCGACGACGCGCTCTCGGAAGGCGAGCGATGGCGTCTGCCCGCGGGCAGTCTCGCGATGCCGACCGGTGGGTTCAAGGGACGCTCGCGCGAGATCGATCCCGCGGAGATGCGCGCGCTGATCGCGTCGCGCTTCGGCCTCGATCCCGCGCGCGACGTGATCGGCGAGTACGGCATGACCGAGCTCTCGTCACAGATGTACGAGCGCGAGGGCACGCTCGACGTGCCTTCGTGGGTGCGCGCGACGCCCGTCGATCCCGACACGCTGCGCCCGGTGCCGAGCGGAGAGATCGGGATCTTGCGCATCGACGATCTCGCGAACCTCGACACCGCGGTGTCGATCCAGACCGCCGATCTCGCGCGCGTCGGATCGGACGGGCGACTCGCGCTGATCGGGCGCGCGCCCGGCGCCACGCCGCGCGGCTGCTCGCTGGCGATCGAAGAAGCCCTCGGAAGGAGCGGACGATGAGCGACGAGCGTCCCGGCGAGGTCCTCGCGATCAATCCTTCGGGCTCGATCGATCGAGTGATCGCGCGCGTGCACGAGGCCGGCGAGGTGCTGCGCGCGGCCTCGCACGATCGTGTGATCCGCGCGATCGCGGGCGCTGCCGCGCGCCTCGGCGATCCCGACTCGCGCGTGGGATCCGAAGCGCGCGCGTCGATCCCGATGCGCTCGGGGCTCAGCGAGCAGAACGTCGAGCACGCGCTCTCGACCTCGCTCGAGCCGCTGCGCGAGGACCGACTGCGCACCGCGCTCACCGCGTTCGAGCGCGCGCACCACGGGCGCACCACCGCGCCGGTGCGGCTCGCCGGCATGGTGCTCGCCAGCAACGTGTTCAGCGCCGCGCTGCGCCCGCTCGCGTGGTCGCTGCTGCTGCGGGTGCCGGCCGTGGTGAAGCCGTCGAGCGGCGACGAAGGGCTCGCCGAGCTCTTCGCGGTCGCGCTCGCCGAGAGCGACGCCGAGCTCGCCGACGCGATCGCGCTCTTGCGGTTCGCGCGCAGCGACGCGGCGATGCTCTCCGCGATGGCGAGCCGCTGCGACGTGGTGCACGCGTGGGGCAGCGATCGTTCGGTCGCCGAGATCCGCGCGTCGCTCTCCGCGACGACCTCGTTCGTCGCGCACGGCCACGGGCTCGGCGCGGTGTTCGTGCCGAGGAGCGCGCTCACGAGCGCGAGCGCGGTGGAGCACGTCGCGGACGAGATCGGGCTCGACGTCGCGCTCTACGATCAGCGCGGGTGTCTGTCGCCGCACTTCGTGCTGGTGGAGCGCGGCGGGAACGTGCCCGCGATCGAGCTCGCGCGCGTGCTCTCGGAGCGCGCGCTCGCGAGCCAGGCGCGCGAGATGCCGCGCGGCACGCTGCCGCTCGCGATGGGCGCGATGCAGGTGCAGTGGCGCGGCGTGGGCGCGACGCGCGGTGAGCTCTTCGAGGGCGATGGCTGGGCCGTGACCTACGAGGCCGATGCCGCGCTGCGCCTGTCGCCGGGCTGGCGCAACCTCGCGGTGCACGACGTCGCGGACGTGCGCGAGCTCGGCGCGAGGCTCGCGCCGTTCGGCGTGCACCTCAAGGCGCTGGGGGTCGCGGGCGAGATCGACGTGCGATGGAACGTCGCGCGCGCGCTGCCCGCACCGCTCGCGCCGCGCGTCAGCGAGACCGGCGCGATGCAGACCCCCGGCTTGCTCGCGGCGACCGACGGCGAGCCGCCGTGGTCCGGGTTCGTGCGCCTCGTCGACGTGGACTGACGCGTGCATCGATCACGCGCGATGTCGCTCGCGCGTGGGCTCGTGATCGGTCTGGTCGGCACCGCGGCGCTCACCGCGTTCGAGCCGCTCGAGCGACGCTGGCTCGGGCACGAGCCCCCCTACTCGCTCCCCGCGCTCGCCGCGCATCGACGCGGCATTCCGATCGCGATCGCGAAGCCCGCGATGCTGCTGCTGCGCTGGACGTACGGCCCCACCTGGGGCGTGCTGTACACGGCCGCGACCCGTGGCCTCGCGCCGCGACATCCCATGCGCGAAGCCATCGCCCTCGCGACCGCGATCGCCTCGTTCGAGCTCGTCGTGATGCCCGGCGTCGGATTGGTGCGCCCGCTGCGCACGTGGTCGCGTCGCGAGCTCGCCGCGCTCGCCGCGCACACACTCGCGTTCGGGCTCGCCGCCGCGCTCACCCGTCGCGCGCTCTAACGCGGCTCGGGCGGACGCCGCGTCAGTCGCGTGCGCCGCACGAAGTGCACGAACGCATCGATGCGCGACTCGATCTCGGGCTCGAGCCCCTCGAACACCACACCCGCGCGCGTGTCGCCGTCCTCGCTGGTCACCCGCACCACACGGAACGCGATCGTCCATCGCGGCTCGCCGGGCAGCGCCATCACGCACGTCCCGCGCGCGCCCGCGGCGGTCACGACATCGCCCGGCAGGACCAGCTGCGCACCGCCCGCGCCGAGATCCGCGACCCACGCCGCGTCGATGCGCGCGCCCTCGAGCTCGACCTCGCACGCGCTGCGCAGCTCGGTGCGGAGGTGCTTGCGGCTCACCGCGCGCGGCGCGCGACCGAGCCCACCGTCCTGCGACAGCGCGCGCACGTGGATCGAGCGCACCGTGCTCGCGATCACCTCGGCGGCGACGAGCACGATGCCTCCGTCGCGTCGCATCGCGAGCTGCGTCGTGGTGCCCACCGCGAGCGGCGACGGCACCGGCGGGATCTCGATCGTCGCGCGCGATCCGTCGACGTCGCGCACCGTGCCGACCCACGCGAGATCCGCGCTGAGATCGGGCATCACGAACACTCGATCGCCGATCGCGAACGGGATCACGACGGACGCTCCCTTCTCGTGATCGTCGCCTCGATGCGATCGATCGCCGCGCACACGACGTCCTCGTCCGCCGCGCGCGCCTGCGCGCTGATCACGATCACCTTCGCGTCGCCCTCGCCCCACCCGAGCACGTAGCGGCGCTGCCACCACAGCTCGCCGTCCTCCACGTAGTCGAGGTCGATGCGCGCATCGCGCCCCTCGCGGGTGTCGGCGATCGCGCGGATGGTCTGCCCTTCGTCGGCGAGCGACTCGATCGGCCACGCGCGCTCTCGCGCGATCGGCCCGTCGATCCACACCATCGCGTCGTTCGCACCGACCAAGAGGAAGGGCGAGCGCCGATCGGGATCGCTCACCACCGCGAGCCCGAGCGGCCACGCGCACGTGAGCTCGTCGGTCTCGATCGTCCACTCGGTCGCGCGACGATCGGCGCGCCCGATCTCCGCGCGCTCGGTCGCGAGCACGTCGACGATCTCGCCGTTCATCTGCAGCGAGGTCTCGGGCGCGTCGTCCACCCGCTCGATGCGATACGGCTCGCGCGGCGTGACGACGACGCCGAAGCCCTGGAGGCGCGTGCTCATCCCACCTACTTGGCGCAGGACCGAGCCACGCGCGAGCGACGGGCGCGCTCGCGCCGTCAGACGCCGATGAAGAGCCGGTGTCCGAAGTTCCGCTCGAGGTTGCCCTCGAAGATCTTCGTCGCCGCGCTCTCGATGTCGTACTCGACGCGCTTGAAGTCGAACTCGCGCGTGTCGCTGTCGAAGAGCGTGTAGCTCGCGCGATTGTCGTAGTCGCGCGGCTGCCCGACCGACCCGACGCTCACGATGTACTTCCAGCCCTTGCGCAGCGTGAAGCGACGCGCCGGAAGCTCCTCGACCTCACCGGGCCGCAGCGCGAACACCTTGCACAGGTGCGAGTGACCGATGAGCGTGAGGTCCGAGAGCTCGTCCCAGATCGACAAGCACTCGCGCGCCTGCTCGGGGGCGAAGATGTACTCGAACTCCTCGAGCCGCAGCGGCGAGCCGTGGCAGAGCGTGAGCCCGATGTTCGCGAGGTCGTGCTTGTACGGGAGGCTCCGCAGCCACGCCATGTTGTCCGGCGTCAGCTGGCGCGCGTGCGTGTCGAGCGCCTGGCGCGCGGCCTCGTAGTAGTACGAGTAGTCCATCCGGCCCGCGACCGCGGCGTCGTGGTTGCCGAGGATCGTGACCTTGGCGAGGTTGCGGACGAGGTCCGCGCACTCGTTGGGGCTCGCGCCGTACCCCACCACGTCGCCGAGACAATAGTACTCGTCGACACTCTCGCGACGGTACGCCTCGAGCACCGCGCTCAGTGCCTCGATGTTGGCGTGCACGTCGCTGAAGATGGCAAGGCGCATCGAGGTCAGCCGAACCCCGTGTATAGGACACTCGGTCGTGCGTGTCCATACCGCGACCGTCGCGTCATCCGCCCGTGGAACGTGGTCATCGTGGGTCGCACCTCCCGTCGCATCACAGCTCGTGCGGCATGCGGTCGCGTGGGCCGCGGAAGTAGTGCACCGGAGAGTAATGCAAGAGGTTCGAGACGCGCTCGGTATAGAGACAAGCGTACTGCTCGACCTGGTCGCCGAACGACGTCACTTCGGGCCCGGCCTTGAACAGCGATCCCCAGAAGGGATGGAACGCCCGGTCGACCTTCGCCTCGAGCTCCTCTTGCTCTTCCTCGATGGCGTGCAGGCGCGCGCGGATGCGGTCGATCGCGCGGCGATGGGTCAGGCGCGCGGCGGCGTGCGCGGGTGACGGCGCGACGCGGCCGAGCTCGGCCTCGCGCTGCTCGAGCTCGCGATCGATCGCCTTGATCTGACCCTGGCGGAAGCGCAGCTCGTCGAAGAGCGTGTCGCACTGCGCGTGCAGCTCGTCGATGCGCGCGAGATCGGTCTGCACCTCGTCGTGCACGCGGAGCTCGGCGCCCATCTCCTGCACGATCATCATCGTGCGCCACGCGGTTTCCTTCTTCGCGCGCAGCACGTCGCCGTAGATGTGATCGCCGACGTAGAGGACCTCGTCGCTCGCGACCTTCAAGAGGCGCTCGAGCTCGGTGAGACAGCCGCCCTGGTAGATCGCGCCGTCGACGAACGCGCTCTCGGGCGCGACCACGCCTTCCTCGGCGGGCGCGAACTTGAGCTCGGTCTCCTGGAAGAAGCGCGGCTTCTTCGCGGCGCAGATCACGACGTCGAAGTAGCTGCGCCAGCGCGGGTACTCCGAGACCTGTCCGTCGAGCATCCACGACATCACGCGCTCGGTGTACTCGGCGCGCGAGTTCGTCAGGAGGAAGAGCTTCTTGCCCGCGCTGCGCAGCTTGTGGAGCGTCGGACCGAGGTTCGGATCGCGCACCAGGTACTTGTCGGGATCGGCGGCGATCGGACCGGGGATCGACTCGTCCTGGTGGGCGATGTCGATGCACTCGCGCACTTCGTCGAAGAGCTGCGCGTAGTCGACCTCGATGCCTTGACGCTCGAGGTGCTCGATCGCCGCGGCGTAGACGGTCACTTCGGGCAGCGCATAGAGCGTGTCGACCCAGTGATAACGCTTCGTGCCCGCGCGCACCGGGCGCGAGTGATAGTGCTGTCGCCGCTCCTCTTTGCTGAGCTCGCGCATGCCGTGATAGGCGCGCTTCACGTAGCGATAGCGGTCCATCTTCAGCACGTTGCCGAGCTTCTTGTCGACGTGCAGGCCGCGGATCGGGAAGTCGCTGCGGAACGGCATCGCGAGGAGCGACTCGGGGCGTCCCTTGCGCTCCACCATCTTCCGCACGGTCGCCTCGATGCTGAGGCGATCCATCTCGGGATGACGGTAGATCGCGAGCGTGTAGTCCATGTCGAACCCGACCCACCCGACCGTGTCGAGGCGCAGGTTGCGGTTGACGTGGATGCGCGTGGCGCGCGGGACCTGCGCTTGCGACTCGTGAGCGAGCGATCGGGTCAGCGGCAGCGCGAGCTGCGAGGTCACGTGCCGGATCCTACCACGTGACGCGGTCGCGACTGCGAGATGGATTCGTCGTCACCCACCGAGGATCGGGCGCAGGAGCGCCTCGAACGTCGCGGTGGCTTCGGAGACGTGAGGCCCGTCGTAGCGGTAGCTCGAGCCCGCCTCTCCGGTGAGGATGTCCGGGCACAGCGGCGCGTCACCGCCCGCGATCACCGTGTCGATCAGCGGCATCGCGGTCTGCGCGACGACGATGCGCACGTGCTGATCGTAGGTGTATCGGTTGGCGACCATGCCGCCCTCGTAGTCGCAGCGCTCGGCGAGACGCTCGACCTCTTGGTCGAGGCACACGACGATCGCGCTGGTCTCGGTGGTGTCGCTCGCCCACTCGGAGCGCAGCCGACCGAACTGCGCGGTCCAGCCGCCGCCCATGCTGCCGCGCTCCATGACCGTCGCGAGCGCCGGGGCGCCCGGCGTGTACGCGGCCGCGGTCGGCACTGGCTGTCCGTCGCACGCGCCCCCGAGCGCCGACACGCGCGACTGCAGCGCCATCCCACCCGCAGCGAGCAGTCCGCCGCCGACGCAGCAGAAGAGCAACACCCCCACGACGCCGATCGCCGCGATCACCCCGCCCGAGACGCGCCTCGCCATGCACGCCATCGGACCACGTCTCGGGTCGCGATGAAAGACCGACGGAACGCGAAGAGGCGACCTCCCTCGCGGGAAGTCGCCTCTCGCTTCGAGCTCGGTGGGAGCTCAGCTCGCCTTCGTCACGGCGAGGCGGGGATCGTCCTTCGTGTACACCGACACGCGCTGGCGATCCTTGCCCTGGCGCTCGTACTTCACGACGCCGTCGATCTTCGCCCAGAGCGTGAAGTCGCTGCCGACGCCGACGTTGTTGCCCGCGTGGATGCTCGAGCCGACCTGACGGACGAGGATGTTGCCCGCGACGACTTCCTGGCCGCCGTAGACCTTCACGCCGCGGTACTGCGAGTTGCTATCGCGCCCGTTGCGCGAAGAGCCCTGACCCTTCTTGTGCGCCATTCTCGTTTACTCCCGTCGATCAGGCGCTCACGCCCGTGATCTTGATCTCGGTGAACGGCTGCCGGTGACCGCGCTTGCGGCGGTAGTTCTTCCGGCGCCGGAACTTGAACACGATGACCTTCTTCGCGCGATCCTGCGCGACGATCTCGGCGGTGACCTTCGCGCCCTTCACGATCGGGGTGCCGACCGCGACCTTGTCGCCGCCGACCATGAGCACCTCGTCGAACGTGACGGAGGCGCCGACGTCGCCCGGGAGCTTCTCGATGCGGAGGCGGTCGCCCTCCGTGACGCGGTACTGCTTCCCGCCGGTCTTGATCACTGCGTACATGAGCTCTTCTTTCTGTGCGCTCCGGGCTGCGGCGTTTCGCGCCCGGCAGGCGGGGGATCGAAGGTGATCCCCGCTCGAGAGGGCGCGTAGTGTACGCGGGGTCCGCCCTCGCGCAAGCTTCAGGCGCGCGCTTGACCCGGAGTCGTCCGACTCCTACACGACGCGCCCCATCATGGCCAGGCGCAAGGACGACGACAGCAAGGGCGATCCGAGGGCACCGAAGCCGCCGCGGCCGCAGAGCTCGCGCGAGCGAGAGGTGGGCGTGGTGCGGCGTCGCCCCGACGATCCGCGCAAGCGCCTCCCCTCGGAGCTCGAGGCGTTCGCGCGCGGGGACGACGACGCGCTGTGGCGGCGCGAGCGCTCGCGCGGTCGCGTGAACGATCCCCGGCCGGTCTCGGCGACCCTGGTGCCGGGTGTGGCGAACCGCGACGCGCGGCTGGTGTGCGACGCGCGCATCAAGCGGCTGCGCGCGGCGATCGACGCGGGCGACGAGTACGTGCTCGCCGAGGAGATCGCGGACGCGGTGCGGCTCGGGGTCTGGCGCGGGCACAAGATCGTCGACTTCGACGTGTTCGCCGAGGCGGTGCTGGGGCTGGGCGTCGATCGGGCGCGGGCGCTGGCGGAGCAGGGCGCGGCGTCGCTCGACGTGCCGTGCGAGATCGCGGACGAGCAGACGGTCGCGCTGTGGATGCGCGCGGAGTCGGGGCTGCTCGAGCACGCGCCGGAGTCGCGGGTGTCGCTGCGCGGCGGCCGCCTGGTGCTCGAGGTGCCGTTCGCGCGCGCCGCGGAGGCGCT is a window encoding:
- a CDS encoding acyl-CoA reductase, with product MSDERPGEVLAINPSGSIDRVIARVHEAGEVLRAASHDRVIRAIAGAAARLGDPDSRVGSEARASIPMRSGLSEQNVEHALSTSLEPLREDRLRTALTAFERAHHGRTTAPVRLAGMVLASNVFSAALRPLAWSLLLRVPAVVKPSSGDEGLAELFAVALAESDAELADAIALLRFARSDAAMLSAMASRCDVVHAWGSDRSVAEIRASLSATTSFVAHGHGLGAVFVPRSALTSASAVEHVADEIGLDVALYDQRGCLSPHFVLVERGGNVPAIELARVLSERALASQAREMPRGTLPLAMGAMQVQWRGVGATRGELFEGDGWAVTYEADAALRLSPGWRNLAVHDVADVRELGARLAPFGVHLKALGVAGEIDVRWNVARALPAPLAPRVSETGAMQTPGLLAATDGEPPWSGFVRLVDVD
- a CDS encoding acyl-protein synthetase — protein: MTERDALHARIAAAIHGTISPAERDALLFDVARWQAAHNPVFARLCRARKVSFALPLVPDAWPAIPTDAFRYARVATWDDPSLDVRTFRTSGTTSGSRGAHPSRDLSLYDLAAERAARDFLFGPRRMRLAMLAPHPDEAPDSSLSYMLGRFVSWFADQVTWCWRDGSLDLASLRDALDASVRDRAPLAILGTSFAIVHADDALSEGERWRLPAGSLAMPTGGFKGRSREIDPAEMRALIASRFGLDPARDVIGEYGMTELSSQMYEREGTLDVPSWVRATPVDPDTLRPVPSGEIGILRIDDLANLDTAVSIQTADLARVGSDGRLALIGRAPGATPRGCSLAIEEALGRSGR
- a CDS encoding metallophosphoesterase family protein, which translates into the protein MRLAIFSDVHANIEALSAVLEAYRRESVDEYYCLGDVVGYGASPNECADLVRNLAKVTILGNHDAAVAGRMDYSYYYEAARQALDTHARQLTPDNMAWLRSLPYKHDLANIGLTLCHGSPLRLEEFEYIFAPEQARECLSIWDELSDLTLIGHSHLCKVFALRPGEVEELPARRFTLRKGWKYIVSVGSVGQPRDYDNRASYTLFDSDTREFDFKRVEYDIESAATKIFEGNLERNFGHRLFIGV
- a CDS encoding SseB family protein, with the protein product MRDAPHDRQTAALYRLLSEAAHGGQAKVDALLALMQRTLFVAPWPAGTEGYRTLVNSQGIAALPVFTEREQLETAARRYGWLAADGSVPAIEIGARQAFHYARAQSLAFVVVDIAAEHGLEVAREELEPLLSPAARRESSGPFAGAGRISTSLMSKVRPHTQTPAPGSIESPIRAETPPPGSLPSARTATGSSPGTIARPPTPATGSSPGTLRRPSGSLLVAPPTEPGTVLPSAKLGAPITPIDEALLEALEPVLRAYPEVEWACLGTHDREPVIGVRVDSRVRQRVDEIASHVATAAAPATLPIVLLDDPQDMRAARADALVFYPWRRR
- the rpmA gene encoding 50S ribosomal protein L27, producing MAHKKGQGSSRNGRDSNSQYRGVKVYGGQEVVAGNILVRQVGSSIHAGNNVGVGSDFTLWAKIDGVVKYERQGKDRQRVSVYTKDDPRLAVTKAS
- the rplU gene encoding 50S ribosomal protein L21 — encoded protein: MYAVIKTGGKQYRVTEGDRLRIEKLPGDVGASVTFDEVLMVGGDKVAVGTPIVKGAKVTAEIVAQDRAKKVIVFKFRRRKNYRRKRGHRQPFTEIKITGVSA
- a CDS encoding aspartate aminotransferase family protein, with translation MTRPDLGSLLPSIRTPLPGARSAALVERLALTESPALTARRARRAESSGASWDPIVWSAARGANVVDADDNVFVDLASGFGVAAIGHAHPSVVRAIEEQTRTLIHGFGDVHPSTTKVALLERLATLAPFPDARVMLGAHGADAIEAALKTAMLDTRRAGVLAFEGGYHGLSHGPLAISGYRADFRAPFAAQLNPHVTFARWPRESDSLDDAITAVERAWDASPTSIGALFVEPIQGRGGVRIAPPGFLRALGELARARGARVIADEILVGLSRCGARYVSVDEGLTADLVCIGKALGGGLPLSACLGRADVMASWGDPSGEAIHTATFFGHPLACAAALAALDVIEGDDLARLSRDRGARWLDALRALAAKHPCVREVRGRGMLIGMELDSGARTLRVVPALLARGWITLPAGARAEVLQILPPITIDDTLLDAFVTALDATLAEVA
- a CDS encoding PilZ domain-containing protein, which translates into the protein MIPFAIGDRVFVMPDLSADLAWVGTVRDVDGSRATIEIPPVPSPLAVGTTTQLAMRRDGGIVLVAAEVIASTVRSIHVRALSQDGGLGRAPRAVSRKHLRTELRSACEVELEGARIDAAWVADLGAGGAQLVLPGDVVTAAGARGTCVMALPGEPRWTIAFRVVRVTSEDGDTRAGVVFEGLEPEIESRIDAFVHFVRRTRLTRRPPEPR
- a CDS encoding HAD-IG family 5'-nucleotidase; translated protein: MTSQLALPLTRSLAHESQAQVPRATRIHVNRNLRLDTVGWVGFDMDYTLAIYRHPEMDRLSIEATVRKMVERKGRPESLLAMPFRSDFPIRGLHVDKKLGNVLKMDRYRYVKRAYHGMRELSKEERRQHYHSRPVRAGTKRYHWVDTLYALPEVTVYAAAIEHLERQGIEVDYAQLFDEVRECIDIAHQDESIPGPIAADPDKYLVRDPNLGPTLHKLRSAGKKLFLLTNSRAEYTERVMSWMLDGQVSEYPRWRSYFDVVICAAKKPRFFQETELKFAPAEEGVVAPESAFVDGAIYQGGCLTELERLLKVASDEVLYVGDHIYGDVLRAKKETAWRTMMIVQEMGAELRVHDEVQTDLARIDELHAQCDTLFDELRFRQGQIKAIDRELEQREAELGRVAPSPAHAAARLTHRRAIDRIRARLHAIEEEQEELEAKVDRAFHPFWGSLFKAGPEVTSFGDQVEQYACLYTERVSNLLHYSPVHYFRGPRDRMPHEL